The following proteins are encoded in a genomic region of Diabrotica virgifera virgifera chromosome 1, PGI_DIABVI_V3a:
- the LOC114333231 gene encoding procathepsin L-like, with protein sequence MKVLIFIFLATAAVQALNDKEEWVQFKVKNNKSYRSYVEEQTRFRIFQENLRKIENHNEKYNNGESTFKFGVTKFADLTEKEFLDLLVLSKNARPNRTHATHLLAPLRDLPSALDWRDKGAVTEVKDQGMCGSCWTFSTTGSVEGAHFLKTGNLVSLSEQNLVDCAKDTCYGCGGGWMDKALEYIEKGGIMSEKDYPYEGVDDNCRFDISKVAAKISNFIYIKKNDEEDLKNAVAAKGPISVAIDASATFQLYVSGILDDTECSNEFDSLNHGVLVVGYGTEKGKDYWIVKNSWGVNWGMDGYIRMSRNKNNQCGITTDGVYPTI encoded by the exons ATGAAGGTTCTAATCTTTATTTTCCTGGCAACCGCCGCTGTTCAGGCATTAAATGATAAAGAAGAATGGGTGCAATTTAAG gttaaaaataacaaaagttaCAGAAGCTATGTTGAAGAACAAACACGATTCAGAATTTTTCAAGAAAATCTGAGAAAAATCGAAAATCACAATGAAAAATATAACAATGGAGAGTCTACTTTTAAGTTTGGTGTTACCAAATTTGCAGACCTAACTGAAAAAGAATTTCTGGACCTGTTGGTGCTATCTAAAAATGCAAGGCCTAATAGAACTCATGCTACACATTTGCTAGCCCCACTAAGAGATCTACCATCAGCATTAGATTGGAGAGACAAGGGAGCTGTAACTGAGGTAAAAGATCAAGGAATGTGTGGCTCTTGTTGGACCTTTAGTACA ACTGGGTCAGTAGAAGGAGCTCATTTTCTTAAAACTGGAAATCTGGTATCCTTAAGTGAACAAAATCTAGTAGATTGCGCAAAAGACACTTGCTATGGGTGTGGAGGTGGCTGGATGGACAAAGCTCTGGAATATATCGAAAAAGGAGGAATAATGTCTGAGAAGGATTATCCTTACGAAGGCGTGGATGACAACTGTAGATTTGATATTTCCAAAGTAGCTGCCAAGATCAGTAACTTTATTTATATTAAGAAAAACGATGAAGAAGATCTTAAAAACGCAGTTGCTGCAAAAGGTCCCATATCAGTAGCTATTGATGCTTCTGCTACATTCCAGCTTTATGTATCAG GAATACTTGATGATACGGAGTGCTCTAATGAATTTGACTCATTGAATCATGGTGTACTAGTTGTTGGATATGGCACAGAAAAGGGAAAAGACTACTGGATCGTCAAAAACTCCTGGGGAGTAAACTGGGGAATGGATGGATATATTCGGATGAGCCGAAACAAGAATAACCAATGTGGTATTACTACTGACGGCGTATATCCTACTATTtaa